One part of the Mangrovibacillus cuniculi genome encodes these proteins:
- a CDS encoding DUF58 domain-containing protein yields the protein MKKRWSLIVTILKGLTLTLLSVITFCYAMFQGGFVSWFLFYSFLPFAVLCLLVGVAPLRSFQVDRHLSRNEYKAGDPLEITITLKRNNRLPLPFLLIEENFPKTLQASTNAMYGKALVFPWFKKEVTVSYKIDSLPRGEHVFSTIRLKTGDPIGLFEKEWSTVVSQTILVYPALKEMMYRPLDTKYDQGAAASSVIHQKDTSLVTGVRDYQTGDRFSWVHWKAFARTNQLMTKEFEERQSHDVLLVLDRREDPMFEPMVTLVASATQAILKRGAQVGLLSAGEERTYFAPKQGDAQKQQVLYHLAKVTSDTQKDLGVILHGERFGAQQAVTLFVVTASLSEALVDSVSVFTKRKGVVVLFVIKPKGNDWTSEEHGLRSIAIARGVHVRLLTPENITTAFTEVGR from the coding sequence ATGAAAAAAAGATGGTCCTTGATAGTTACCATTCTTAAAGGGCTTACGCTAACGTTGTTGTCCGTTATCACATTTTGTTATGCCATGTTCCAAGGTGGATTCGTAAGTTGGTTCTTATTTTATAGCTTTCTACCATTTGCCGTTTTATGCCTACTAGTTGGTGTTGCCCCACTTAGAAGTTTTCAAGTAGATAGGCATCTTTCAAGAAATGAATATAAAGCGGGGGACCCTTTAGAGATAACGATCACCCTAAAGAGAAATAACAGGCTCCCATTACCATTTTTATTAATAGAAGAGAATTTTCCGAAGACACTCCAAGCTAGTACGAACGCCATGTACGGCAAGGCATTGGTCTTTCCATGGTTTAAAAAAGAAGTAACTGTCTCCTACAAAATCGATTCACTTCCCCGTGGAGAGCATGTTTTTTCTACTATCCGTCTAAAAACAGGCGATCCAATTGGGTTATTTGAAAAAGAATGGAGCACAGTAGTCTCTCAAACTATTCTGGTTTACCCTGCACTTAAAGAAATGATGTACAGGCCGCTAGACACCAAGTACGACCAAGGGGCAGCAGCTTCGTCTGTTATTCACCAAAAAGATACGTCCTTGGTAACTGGGGTCAGAGACTATCAAACGGGAGATCGTTTCTCATGGGTTCACTGGAAGGCTTTCGCTAGAACAAATCAATTGATGACGAAGGAATTCGAAGAGAGACAGTCACATGATGTGCTATTAGTGTTAGATCGTAGAGAAGATCCTATGTTTGAGCCGATGGTGACATTGGTCGCATCTGCAACGCAGGCGATTTTAAAACGAGGGGCGCAAGTAGGGCTATTATCTGCTGGAGAAGAACGAACATATTTCGCGCCTAAACAAGGAGATGCGCAAAAGCAGCAAGTTCTCTATCATTTGGCGAAAGTAACATCTGACACCCAGAAAGATTTAGGGGTTATTCTTCATGGGGAGAGGTTTGGTGCGCAGCAAGCCGTAACCTTATTCGTCGTGACTGCAAGCTTATCAGAAGCGCTAGTCGACAGTGTCTCTGTATTTACGAAGCGCAAGGGAGTAGTCGTTCTTTTTGTCATTAAACCAAAAGGAAATGACTGGACTTCAGAGGAGCATGGCTTAAGGTCCATAGCTATTGCTCGTGGTGTCCATGTCCGCCTACTAACACCTGAGAATATCACTACCGCGTTTACGGAGGTGGGGAGATGA